Genomic segment of Streptosporangium sp. NBC_01755:
CCGTGGAGAACGCGCCGGGTGTCTCCTACGGATACGTCCTCGGCAATAACTTCTGGGAGGATAAGGCGGACCTCTCCATCGGGTTGTGTGAAGCCGAGAACTCAGAAACCAAGGAGACGGAAGAGGCTTCCGATCCCTGTGTGGGCCGAGGCGCGGCCACGGAGGAAGAGAAGAAGGCCATCGAGGCCAGGCTCGCAGAGCTCGAAGGGATCGAGCGTGTCTACTTCGAAGACGCCACCCATGCTCGCCGGGTCTTCGAGCATCTCCTGATGGGCAAGCTCACCTCTAGCACTCTCCGTATTGTCCTCATCTCGGAGAATTACCACGTCAAGCTCATGGATCCGGCGAGTGTGCCTGCGGTCATCGACGCGGTCGAGGGGATGTCGGGCGTCGGATCCGTCAGGCGCCTGGACGGAGGCTGTTCCTGGCTGGGATTCACCCAGGAATGCTCCGGGGAGCTGTCCTGAGAACGTGATGTGCGCTCGGTTCCCGGCCGGGCAGAGTATCCTCGCCCGTCGAGAGCATGCCCGAGAGACCAAGAGCCCGAGAGCCCGAGAGTGGATCAGCTGTGGACGCAACACCGTACGTGACCATCGTCCTGC
This window contains:
- a CDS encoding permease-like cell division protein FtsX; this translates as MGELRGREADNWVLTSTIQPEDLPTSFKGRLHRRADFQLFAATVENAPGVSYGYVLGNNFWEDKADLSIGLCEAENSETKETEEASDPCVGRGAATEEEKKAIEARLAELEGIERVYFEDATHARRVFEHLLMGKLTSSTLRIVLISENYHVKLMDPASVPAVIDAVEGMSGVGSVRRLDGGCSWLGFTQECSGELS